The genomic segment CGACTTCTCGCAGGCGAACGACGTGGCCGCGAAAGAGCCCGCCCGGCTGGCGGCGATGAAGGCCCTCTTCCTGTCCGAGGCGAAGGCGAACAAGGCGCTCCCGATCGGCGGCGGGCTGTGGACGCGGTTGCACCCCGAAGACGCCGTCGGCAGCCCGTACACGTCGTGGCGGTTCGACGCGACCAGCGTCCGGATGCCGGAGTTCACCGCGCCGCCCCTCGGTAAGCGGAGTACGCACGTCACCGCCGATGTTGAGGTCGGCAAAGGCGCCTCCGGGGTGCTGTACGCCCTCGGCGGCGCGAGCGGCGGTGTGACGCTTTACATGGACAAGGGCCAGCTCGTCTACGAGTACAACATGCTGATCATCGAGCGGACGACCGCCCGGAGCGACGCGAAGATCGCACCCGGCAAGCACAGGATCGAGGTCGTCGAGACGATCGCGCGGCCCGGCGCCCCGGCCGACGTGGTCCTGAAGGTGGACGGCAAAGGGGTCGCGAAGGTCACGGTGAAGCGGACCGTACCGGGGGCGTTCACGGCGAGCGAGACGTTAGACGTCGGGGCCGATCTCGGCTCGCCCGTCTCGCTCGAGTACTTCGACCGCGCACCGTTCAAGTTCGACGGCACGATCGAGAAGATCGTCGTCGAGTCAACGGCGCCCGTGCGGTAAGTGCGTCGGCGCGAAGGAGCGTCCGCGCGTTGGTGCGAGTGAGTGGGCCGGCGAACGTTACCCCGGTCGCGTTGGGGCGCCGGGACCCACTCGGAGAGTCGTGTTCTACACCCAGAGGAAGACCCCGTGAGACGTTCCAGACTTCAACTCCTCGCCGTCCTGGTGGTCGGCGCGGTGTTCGGCTACGCCGCGGCCGACCCGGCCGTGCTGCACCCGTTCCGGAGTACGCAGGCGGCTCCGCCGGCCGCGGCCGCCGGCGGGCTCGATGGGGGCTGTTGTGGCGGCGCCGATAAGGCGGCTCTGCTGGCGGTTAGTGCCCACAACGCGAAGGTGTCCGCGGCGGCCCAGAAGGACGGCAAGCAGCCGAACATCGTCGTCATCATGGGCGACGACATCGGCATCTGGAACATCGGTGCCTACCACCGGGGCATGATGGGCGGGCGGACCCCGCACCTCGACAAGCTCGCCAAGGAGGGCATGCTGTTCACCGATTACTACGCCGAGGCGAGCTGCACCGCGGGCCGCGCGGCGTTCGTCACCGGCGAGCTGCCGATCCGCACCGGGATGACCACGGTCGGCCAGGCCGGCGCCAAGACCGGGCTGCCCGCCGAAGCCTGCACGATCGCCACCGCGCTCAAGGACCTGGGCTACGCCACGGGCCAGTTCGGCAAGAACCACCTGGGCGACCGCAACGAGTTCCTGCCCACCGTCCACGGGTTCGACGAGTTCTTCGGCTACCTGTACCACCTGGACGCGATGGAGGACCCCGCGCACCCCGGCTACCCGCAGGAACTACTGGACCGCGTCGGGCCGCGCAACATGGTCCACTCGTGGGCGACGGACAAGGACGACCCGACCGAGATGCCCCGGTGGGGCAAGGTCGGCAAGCAGAAGATCGAGGACGCGGGCACACTGTACCCGAAGCGGATGGAGACGGTCGATGACGAGATCCGCGACCTCTCCTTCAAGTTCCTCGACAAGGCCAAGGCCGACGGCAAGCCGTTCTTCCTCTGGCTCAACCCGACCCGCATGCACATCGTCACCCACCTCTCGGACAAGTACCAGAAGGTGCGCAACTCGAAGAACGGCTGGTCCATCCAGGAGGCCGGCATGGCCCAGCTCGACGACATCGTCGGCGAGACGATGCAGAAGCTCAAGGACCTGGGCGTGGACGACAACACCATCGTCGTCTTCACCACGGACAACGGCACGGAAACGTTCACCTGGCCGGACGGCGGGAACACCCCGTTCCGGGGGCAAAAGGGTACGATCTACGAGGGCGGGTTCCGCGCCCCCGCGCTGGTCCGCTGGCCGGGCCGCGTGCCCGCCGGCGCGGTCGAGAACGGCATCATGTCCGGCCTGGACTGGTTCCCCACGCTCGTCGCCGCCGCCGGCAACCCGAACATCAAGGAGGAGCTGCTGAAGGGCAAGACGATCGGCGCCCGCACCTACAAGAACCACCTGGACAGCTACAACCAGTTGGACATGCTCACCGGCAAGGGGCCGTCCAAGCGCCACGAGATCTTCTACTTCGGCGAGAGCACCCTCGGGGCGGTCCGCATCGGCGACTTCAAGTACCGGTTCATCGACCAGCCGAAGGGCTGGATCGGGGGCAAGGTCCAGGTCGACGCGCCCGTGCTGACGAACCTGCGCCTGGACCCGTTCGAGCGGTTCGATTACCCGGAGAACGGGACGCTCAACGGCACGCAGAATTACTTTAGCTGGTTCCAGTACGAGTTCTGGCGGTTCGTGTTCGTCCAGGAGGAGGTGGCGAAGCTGGCCGTGACGGCGCTCGAATACCCGCCCATGCAGAAGGGCGCGAGCTTCAACCTCGAAGCCGTGAAGGCGAAGATCGAGGACGCCATGAAGGCGCAGCGCGCCCGGTAAGGCACGAGTCCCCGCGGGCGCCCCACGGGGCGCCCGCACACCACAACCCTCGGGTGGTCCGCGCGATGTCACCGGCCCCGCTCCTGATCGTGACGGCTGTGGTCGAGGTCGGCGCGGGCGCCGGGTTCCTGCTCGCGCCCGGGGCGGTGTTCGACCTGCTCCTCGGCGAGGGGCACCCGGCGCCGGACGCGACGTTCGTCGGCCGGGTCGCGGGGGCCGCCCTGCTCGCCCTGGGAGTGGCCGGCGGA from the Frigoriglobus tundricola genome contains:
- a CDS encoding arylsulfatase, with the protein product MLAVSAHNAKVSAAAQKDGKQPNIVVIMGDDIGIWNIGAYHRGMMGGRTPHLDKLAKEGMLFTDYYAEASCTAGRAAFVTGELPIRTGMTTVGQAGAKTGLPAEACTIATALKDLGYATGQFGKNHLGDRNEFLPTVHGFDEFFGYLYHLDAMEDPAHPGYPQELLDRVGPRNMVHSWATDKDDPTEMPRWGKVGKQKIEDAGTLYPKRMETVDDEIRDLSFKFLDKAKADGKPFFLWLNPTRMHIVTHLSDKYQKVRNSKNGWSIQEAGMAQLDDIVGETMQKLKDLGVDDNTIVVFTTDNGTETFTWPDGGNTPFRGQKGTIYEGGFRAPALVRWPGRVPAGAVENGIMSGLDWFPTLVAAAGNPNIKEELLKGKTIGARTYKNHLDSYNQLDMLTGKGPSKRHEIFYFGESTLGAVRIGDFKYRFIDQPKGWIGGKVQVDAPVLTNLRLDPFERFDYPENGTLNGTQNYFSWFQYEFWRFVFVQEEVAKLAVTALEYPPMQKGASFNLEAVKAKIEDAMKAQRAR